The Actinocatenispora sera genome has a window encoding:
- a CDS encoding ABC transporter substrate-binding protein — protein MTRIPARRWGVATAILALGAGAVACSPSPSSDTKSGSKAELVVARTADVDVLDPARATAFATNQTLALVYDQLVDTDASGKLVPGLATKWTVGDDGKSVTFALRTGVKFHHGQAFTSADAKATLDRIRDPKTASVDASYLANVSAVDAPDAHTLKLTLKQPDASLLTALSYTGTSILSAADIKAGTVDKKPDGTGPYQWKTWKQGQQLDLTANKHYWGGAPKNAGVQFRVIPDEASIVSGMKAGSFSLGIVSDPALTKQLTSNKRMKLVANPTLDYHVLQLNGRRGPLKKQAVRQAIGCAVNRKDAIDTVYFGQAKQTGPIVSPAYSYDPLAGLGCTDGDTAAAKKMLAKAGYAKGFHLKTIVMTGQYSTSTNLAQVLQAQLKKVNITLDLDRQQTNVYVPNWSKANFDAAVALNGGSTDPYLQYNRYFTTDGSLKVPAGLADKKLDSLLRQGNATTDEATRKQVFGDLSKQLNIDSPWVWLFRNQTYYLQANNLTGFTATPSDSLENLRVAGLS, from the coding sequence GTGACAAGGATTCCCGCCCGCCGATGGGGCGTCGCCACCGCGATCCTGGCACTGGGTGCCGGCGCGGTCGCCTGCAGCCCGAGCCCGAGCTCCGACACCAAGTCCGGGAGCAAGGCCGAGCTGGTCGTCGCCCGTACCGCGGACGTCGACGTGCTCGACCCGGCCCGCGCCACCGCGTTCGCGACCAACCAGACCCTCGCGCTGGTCTACGACCAGCTGGTCGACACCGACGCCAGCGGGAAGCTGGTGCCCGGCCTCGCCACCAAGTGGACCGTCGGCGACGATGGCAAGTCCGTCACGTTCGCGCTGCGCACCGGCGTGAAGTTCCACCACGGGCAGGCCTTCACCTCGGCCGACGCCAAGGCGACCCTGGACCGCATCCGCGACCCGAAGACCGCCTCGGTCGACGCGTCGTACCTGGCGAACGTGTCCGCGGTCGACGCGCCGGACGCGCACACCCTCAAGCTGACGCTCAAGCAGCCGGATGCGTCGCTGCTCACCGCGCTGTCCTACACCGGTACGTCGATCCTGTCCGCCGCCGACATCAAGGCCGGCACCGTGGACAAGAAGCCGGACGGCACCGGCCCGTACCAGTGGAAGACGTGGAAGCAAGGCCAGCAGCTGGACCTCACGGCGAACAAGCACTACTGGGGCGGCGCGCCGAAGAACGCCGGCGTGCAGTTCCGCGTCATCCCGGACGAGGCGTCGATCGTGTCCGGCATGAAGGCCGGCAGCTTCAGCCTCGGCATCGTCAGCGACCCGGCCCTGACCAAGCAGCTGACCAGCAACAAGCGGATGAAGCTCGTCGCCAACCCGACGCTGGACTACCACGTGCTGCAGCTCAACGGCCGCCGCGGCCCGCTCAAGAAGCAGGCGGTACGGCAGGCGATCGGGTGCGCGGTGAACCGCAAGGACGCGATCGACACCGTCTACTTCGGACAGGCGAAGCAGACCGGCCCGATCGTGAGCCCGGCCTACTCGTACGACCCGCTGGCGGGGCTCGGCTGCACCGACGGCGACACCGCCGCGGCCAAGAAGATGCTGGCCAAGGCCGGGTACGCCAAGGGATTCCACCTCAAGACGATCGTGATGACCGGGCAGTACTCGACGTCGACGAACCTGGCGCAGGTGCTGCAGGCGCAGCTGAAGAAGGTCAACATCACGCTCGACCTGGACCGGCAGCAGACCAACGTGTACGTGCCGAACTGGTCGAAGGCGAACTTCGACGCCGCGGTGGCGCTCAACGGCGGCAGCACCGACCCGTACCTGCAGTACAACCGGTACTTCACCACCGACGGCAGCCTGAAGGTGCCGGCCGGCCTGGCCGACAAGAAGCTCGACTCGCTGCTGCGCCAGGGCAACGCGACGACCGACGAGGCGACCCGCAAGCAGGTGTTCGGCGACCTGTCCAAGCAGCTCAACATCGATTCGCCATGGGTGTGGCTGTTCCGCAACCAGACCTACTACCTGCAGGCCAACAACCTGACCGGGTTCACCGCGACGCCGTCGGACTCGCTGGAGAACCTGCGCGTCGCGGGCCTGTCCTGA
- a CDS encoding anhydro-N-acetylmuramic acid kinase — protein MTNDTTTAGDHGAARHPTRVVGLMSGTSYDAIDVAAAEFERSGDTLLMRPLGALGVGYDESLRSAIGAILPPAPTTIEAVCRLTTRLGHAYAAAAQRAVTELCGGRADLVCSHGQTVYHWVDGGRALGTLQLGEPAWLAAATGLPVVSDVRSADLAAGGQGAPLVPMFDALLLTPDAGGPRRAALNLGGIANITVLPEAAAPSATSANAGRSDGVAPSGAASSDAAAPGGAAAFGATSTGGAVAGVLGYDTGPANALIDVACERFFGEPYDAAGRHAAAGTVLPELLAALLAEPYYAAPAPKSTGKELFHPGYLDGFLTGDERGEDVVATLTELTARTVADELRTHRIAEVVAAGGGLRNPVLTDRIAALAGCRLLSIDAYGIDPDAKEAYAFALLGWLTWHGLPGALPSVTGAERPAILGSITPGTSPLRLPPPAAMPARLRLV, from the coding sequence ATGACCAACGACACGACCACCGCCGGCGACCACGGCGCGGCCCGGCACCCGACCCGGGTGGTCGGCCTGATGTCGGGCACCTCCTACGACGCGATCGACGTGGCCGCCGCCGAGTTCGAGCGCTCCGGCGACACCCTGCTGATGCGCCCGCTCGGCGCGCTCGGCGTCGGGTACGACGAGAGCCTGCGGTCCGCGATCGGGGCGATCCTGCCGCCGGCACCGACCACCATCGAGGCGGTCTGCCGGTTGACCACGCGCCTCGGCCACGCGTACGCCGCGGCGGCGCAACGCGCCGTCACCGAGCTGTGCGGCGGCCGGGCCGACCTGGTCTGCTCGCACGGCCAGACCGTGTACCACTGGGTCGACGGTGGCCGCGCCCTCGGCACCCTGCAACTGGGCGAGCCGGCCTGGCTCGCCGCCGCGACCGGCCTGCCGGTGGTTTCCGACGTGCGGTCCGCCGACCTCGCCGCCGGCGGCCAGGGTGCCCCGCTGGTGCCCATGTTCGACGCGCTGCTGCTCACCCCGGACGCCGGCGGGCCGCGCCGGGCCGCGCTCAACCTCGGCGGTATCGCCAACATCACCGTCCTGCCCGAAGCCGCTGCCCCGAGCGCGACCTCCGCGAACGCAGGCCGGTCCGACGGTGTCGCCCCGAGCGGTGCCGCATCCTCCGATGCCGCGGCCCCGGGCGGCGCCGCAGCGTTCGGCGCAACCTCGACCGGGGGCGCCGTAGCGGGCGTACTCGGCTACGACACCGGGCCGGCGAACGCGCTGATCGACGTGGCGTGCGAGCGGTTCTTCGGCGAGCCGTACGACGCGGCCGGCCGCCACGCCGCCGCCGGTACGGTGCTGCCCGAGCTGCTCGCCGCGCTGCTGGCCGAGCCGTACTACGCGGCGCCGGCGCCGAAGTCGACCGGCAAGGAGCTGTTCCACCCCGGCTACCTGGACGGCTTCCTGACCGGGGACGAGCGCGGCGAGGACGTCGTCGCCACGCTGACCGAGCTGACCGCCCGTACGGTGGCCGACGAGCTGCGCACGCACCGCATCGCCGAGGTCGTGGCGGCCGGCGGCGGCCTGCGCAACCCGGTCCTGACCGACCGGATCGCCGCGCTGGCCGGCTGCCGGCTGCTCTCGATCGACGCGTACGGCATCGACCCCGACGCGAAGGAGGCGTACGCGTTCGCCCTGCTCGGCTGGCTGACCTGGCACGGCCTGCCCGGCGCGCTGCCCAGCGTCACCGGCGCCGAGCGGCCGGCGATCCTCGGCTCGATCACCCCCGGTACGTCCCCCCTGCGGCTCCCGCCGCCGGCCGCGATGCCCGCCCGGTTGCGCCTGGTGTGA
- a CDS encoding serine hydrolase domain-containing protein → MAENLSDIVADLTAAGVPGVLLRVADHRGTVAELTAGHRQTYRMAPGSGWLPAEESSPTVSAATPPCDDPAPVGVGPAGRHPRADESGGEPRRPLVRLADPAPLTPDAVFDLASVSKVAGTTAALMTLAESGAVDVDGPARDWLPALAPDIRVRDLLRHRAGLAEWWPMYAGSPMAGSSAAGDADPAAAIAALPARYPIDAERHYSDLGFMLLGLIVTRAAGRPLDDAVRRLVVEPAGMTGAHYRPGGRGPAVPLVATGHGDWYERRMLATGQPYPTGIEPSAFGRWREHTIVGEVHDGNAWHGFGGVAGHAGLFGGADDLVAFGRALLAADGPWRPETVRRFAAAGPDAGQGLGFWRWPEHGAIGHGGFTGIRFGVLPDVQRIVLLMTNRVHATGTRLLDLNPYWDRILTAAREQT, encoded by the coding sequence ATGGCCGAGAACCTCAGTGACATCGTCGCCGACCTGACCGCAGCCGGCGTACCAGGCGTGTTGCTGCGCGTCGCGGACCACCGCGGCACGGTCGCCGAGCTGACCGCGGGCCACCGCCAGACATACCGGATGGCGCCCGGTTCGGGCTGGCTTCCGGCCGAGGAATCGTCACCGACCGTGTCGGCGGCGACGCCACCCTGCGATGATCCGGCACCGGTGGGTGTCGGCCCCGCCGGCCGGCACCCGCGCGCCGACGAGAGCGGCGGCGAGCCGCGGCGCCCGCTGGTACGGCTTGCCGACCCGGCACCGCTGACGCCGGACGCGGTGTTCGACCTCGCCTCGGTGAGCAAGGTCGCCGGCACGACCGCCGCGCTGATGACGCTGGCCGAGTCCGGCGCGGTCGACGTGGACGGCCCGGCCCGTGACTGGCTGCCGGCGCTCGCGCCCGACATCCGGGTGCGCGACCTGCTGCGACACCGCGCCGGTCTAGCCGAGTGGTGGCCGATGTACGCAGGGTCACCAATGGCCGGATCGTCGGCCGCCGGGGACGCCGACCCGGCGGCGGCGATCGCGGCGCTGCCGGCGCGGTACCCGATCGACGCCGAGCGGCACTACTCCGACCTCGGGTTCATGCTGCTCGGCCTGATCGTGACCCGGGCCGCCGGCCGGCCGCTGGACGACGCGGTGCGCCGGCTGGTGGTGGAGCCGGCCGGCATGACCGGCGCGCACTACCGCCCCGGCGGTCGTGGCCCGGCCGTGCCGCTGGTCGCGACCGGGCACGGCGACTGGTACGAGCGGCGGATGCTCGCCACCGGCCAGCCGTACCCCACCGGCATCGAGCCGTCGGCGTTCGGCCGCTGGCGGGAGCACACCATCGTCGGTGAGGTGCACGACGGGAACGCCTGGCACGGCTTCGGCGGGGTCGCCGGGCACGCCGGGCTGTTCGGCGGCGCCGACGACCTCGTGGCGTTCGGCCGGGCGCTGCTCGCCGCCGACGGCCCGTGGCGTCCCGAGACGGTACGGCGGTTCGCCGCCGCCGGCCCGGACGCCGGCCAGGGGCTCGGCTTCTGGCGGTGGCCGGAGCACGGCGCGATCGGGCACGGCGGCTTCACCGGCATCCGGTTCGGGGTACTGCCGGACGTGCAGCGCATCGTGCTGCTGATGACCAACCGGGTGCACGCGACCGGCACCCGGCTGCTCGACCTCAACCCGTACTGGGACCGCATCCTCACCGCCGCCCGGGAGCAGACATGA
- a CDS encoding ABC transporter permease has translation MTTEMPPAAAAVAPAAPRTAGQPSLPRRIVADRNGAIGVVLIGVLVLVALVSLLHLAQDPLAQHQSGQLAGPSGAHWLGTDQFGRDIAARVAAGIFASLRVAAVSVAIATVIGGLLGVLSGFAGGILDAVVGRLTDVLFAFPATLLALALVAALGHGWFNTAVAIAVVYTPIFVRTSRGPVLAVRESEYVRAGRVLGFSRSRLLFRHVLPNVSAPIAVQVALALSWAILTEAGLSFLGLGTQPPSPSLGLMVADSRNFFPDAWWTLLFPALAVVVAVIGLNLIGDGLRNALDPRTVRR, from the coding sequence ATGACGACCGAGATGCCGCCGGCCGCCGCGGCGGTCGCCCCGGCGGCGCCGCGTACCGCCGGCCAGCCGTCGCTGCCGCGCCGCATCGTCGCCGACCGCAACGGGGCGATCGGCGTGGTACTGATCGGCGTACTGGTGCTGGTCGCGCTCGTGTCGCTGCTGCACCTGGCGCAGGATCCGCTGGCACAGCACCAGTCCGGCCAGCTCGCCGGGCCGTCCGGCGCGCACTGGCTCGGTACCGATCAGTTCGGCCGGGACATCGCCGCCCGGGTCGCTGCCGGCATCTTCGCCTCGCTGCGGGTCGCGGCCGTGTCGGTCGCGATCGCCACCGTGATCGGCGGCCTGCTCGGGGTGCTGTCCGGCTTCGCCGGCGGCATCCTCGACGCCGTCGTCGGCCGCCTGACCGACGTGCTGTTCGCGTTCCCGGCCACGCTGCTGGCGCTGGCGCTGGTCGCCGCGCTCGGGCACGGCTGGTTCAACACCGCGGTGGCCATCGCCGTGGTGTACACCCCGATCTTCGTCCGGACCTCGCGCGGGCCGGTGCTGGCCGTGCGCGAGTCCGAGTACGTCCGGGCCGGCCGGGTGCTCGGCTTCTCCCGCTCCCGGCTGCTGTTCCGGCACGTGCTGCCGAACGTCTCGGCCCCGATCGCGGTACAGGTGGCGCTCGCGCTGTCCTGGGCGATCCTGACCGAGGCCGGGCTGTCCTTCCTCGGCCTCGGTACCCAGCCGCCGAGCCCGTCGCTGGGCCTGATGGTCGCCGACAGCCGCAACTTCTTCCCGGACGCCTGGTGGACGCTGCTGTTCCCGGCCCTGGCCGTGGTGGTCGCGGTGATCGGGCTCAACCTGATCGGCGACGGCCTGCGCAACGCCCTGGACCCGAGGACGGTACGCCGGTGA
- a CDS encoding ABC transporter permease: protein MSVRYLAGRVTGMAGTLLGVAVVVFVVLRALPGDTITAKLGTQAATLTADQRAALRHFYGLDASPVTQFFRWFGGLLRGDLGVSMDTGVPVTHLIGQALPVTVELAVLAMVIAVPIGVLFGMLAASRPGGARDFSVQGVGLLGLALPEFVVATVTVAWLASAFAYSPSAGTYVSLGDSFAGNLRQMLYPALVLAVGLAATVMRTTRSAYLEAAGSDFVRTARGKGLTELRVRFRHILHNAGIPIVTMVGIQFGYLLGGTLVVEQVFALPGLGRLLLDGILHQDYAIVQGVTLLVAAAFVLVNFAVDIVYRLLDPRTRSEGRRA from the coding sequence ATGAGTGTGCGTTACCTGGCCGGGCGGGTGACCGGCATGGCCGGCACCCTGCTCGGCGTGGCGGTGGTGGTGTTCGTCGTGCTGCGGGCGCTGCCCGGCGACACCATCACCGCGAAGCTCGGTACCCAGGCGGCGACACTCACCGCCGACCAGCGCGCCGCGCTGCGCCACTTCTACGGGCTGGACGCCTCCCCGGTCACCCAGTTCTTCCGCTGGTTCGGCGGGCTGCTGCGCGGCGACCTCGGCGTCTCGATGGACACCGGCGTACCGGTCACGCACCTGATCGGCCAGGCGCTGCCGGTCACCGTGGAACTCGCGGTACTGGCGATGGTGATCGCGGTACCGATCGGCGTGCTGTTCGGGATGCTCGCCGCGAGCCGCCCCGGCGGCGCCCGGGACTTCTCCGTCCAGGGCGTCGGGCTGCTCGGGCTGGCGCTGCCGGAGTTCGTGGTGGCGACGGTGACGGTGGCGTGGCTCGCGTCGGCGTTCGCGTACTCGCCGAGCGCCGGCACCTACGTCTCGCTCGGCGACTCGTTCGCCGGCAACCTGCGCCAGATGCTCTACCCCGCCCTGGTACTCGCGGTCGGGCTGGCCGCCACGGTGATGCGCACCACCCGGTCGGCGTACCTGGAGGCGGCCGGCTCGGACTTCGTGCGTACCGCCCGGGGCAAGGGGCTGACCGAGCTGCGGGTGCGGTTCCGGCACATCCTGCACAACGCCGGCATCCCGATCGTGACCATGGTCGGCATCCAGTTCGGCTACCTGCTCGGCGGCACCCTGGTGGTCGAGCAGGTCTTCGCGCTGCCCGGGCTGGGTCGGCTGCTGCTCGACGGGATCCTGCACCAGGACTACGCGATCGTGCAGGGCGTCACGCTGCTGGTGGCCGCGGCGTTCGTGCTCGTCAACTTCGCCGTGGACATCGTGTACCGGCTGCTCGACCCGCGGACCCGCTCCGAGGGGAGGCGGGCATGA